CGTCGCCGCGCGGGTGGCCGGGGAGCTGAAGGACCTGGCGTACGAGGTCGCCGACGGTGACGCGGTCGAGCCCGTCGAGATCAGCTCCGAGGACGGTCTGAACATCCTGCGGCACTCCGCCGCGCATGTGATGGCGCAGGCCGTGCAGGAGCTGTTCCCGGAGGCGAAGCTCGGCATCGGCCCGCCCATCAAGGACGGCTTCTACTACGACTTCGACGTCGAGACCCCGTTCCACCCGGACGATCTCAAGCGCATCGAGAAGAAGATGCAGGAGATCCAGAAGCGCGGGCAGAAGTTCGCGCGCCGTGCGGTCAGCGATGACGCCGCCCGCGAGGAGCTGGCCGACGAGCCGTACAAGCTGGAGCTGATCGGGCTCAAGGGCTCCGCCGCGGACGCCGCCGAGGGTGCCTCCGCCGAGGTCGGCGCCGGCGAGCTGACCATCTACGACAACCTCGACGCCAAGACCGGCGAGCTGTGCTGGAAGGACCTGTGCCGCGGTCCGCACCTGCCCAGCACCCGCGCGATCCCGGCGTTCAAGCTGATGCGCTCGGCCGCCGCGTACTGGCGCGGCAGCGAGAAGAACAAGCAGCTGCAGCGGATCTACGGCACCGCCTGGCCGACCAAGGACGAGCTCAAGGCGCATCTGGAGTTCCTCGCCGAGGCCGAGAAGCGCGACCACCGCAAGCTGGGCGCGGAGCTGGACCTGTTCTCCTTCCCGGAGGAGCTGGGCCCGGGTCTCGCCGTCTTCCATCCCAAGGGTGGCGTCGTCCGCAAGGTGATGGAGGACTACTCCCGCCAGCGGCACGAGGTCTCCGGCTACGAGTTCGTGAACACCCCGCACCTCTCGAAGGAGCGCCTCTTCGAGATCTCCGGGCATCTGCCGCACTACGGCGAGTCGATGTTCCCGGCCATCGAGTTCGACGAGCAGAACTACCGCCTCAAGGCGATGAACTGCCCGATGCACAACCTGATCTTCAAGTCGCGCGGCCGCTCCTACCGTGAACTGCCGCTGCGTCTCTTCGAGTTCGGCACGGTCTACCGCTACGAGAAGTCCGGTGTCGTCCACGGCCTGACCCGTTCGCGCGGCTTCACCCAGGACGACTCGCACATCTACTGCACCAAGGAGCAGATGCCGCAGGAGCTCGACACGCTCCTGACCTTCGTGCTCGACCTGCTGCGCGACTACGGCCTGAACGAATTCGAGCTGGAGCTGTCCACCCGCGACGAGTCCGACAAGTTCATCGGCTCGGACGAGGACTGGGAGGAGGCCACCGAGGCGCTGCGCCAGGCGGCCGAGAAGCAGGGCCTGCCCTTGGTCCCCGACCCGGGCGGCGCCGCCTACTACGGTCCGAAGATCTCCGTGCAGGCCAGGGACGCGATTGGCCGGTCCTGGCAGATGTCGACCCTCCAGGTCGACTTCAACCAGCCGAAGCGGTTCGGTCTGGAGTACACGGCGGCCGACGGCTCCAA
This genomic stretch from Streptomyces nigrescens harbors:
- the thrS gene encoding threonine--tRNA ligase — protein: MSDVRVTVQRDSEREERVVTTGTTAADLFQGERSVVAARVAGELKDLAYEVADGDAVEPVEISSEDGLNILRHSAAHVMAQAVQELFPEAKLGIGPPIKDGFYYDFDVETPFHPDDLKRIEKKMQEIQKRGQKFARRAVSDDAAREELADEPYKLELIGLKGSAADAAEGASAEVGAGELTIYDNLDAKTGELCWKDLCRGPHLPSTRAIPAFKLMRSAAAYWRGSEKNKQLQRIYGTAWPTKDELKAHLEFLAEAEKRDHRKLGAELDLFSFPEELGPGLAVFHPKGGVVRKVMEDYSRQRHEVSGYEFVNTPHLSKERLFEISGHLPHYGESMFPAIEFDEQNYRLKAMNCPMHNLIFKSRGRSYRELPLRLFEFGTVYRYEKSGVVHGLTRSRGFTQDDSHIYCTKEQMPQELDTLLTFVLDLLRDYGLNEFELELSTRDESDKFIGSDEDWEEATEALRQAAEKQGLPLVPDPGGAAYYGPKISVQARDAIGRSWQMSTLQVDFNQPKRFGLEYTAADGSKQQPVMLHRALFGSIERFFGVLLEHYAGAFPAWLAPVQATCIPIGDAHVPYLQEFAAEAKTKGLRIEVDSSSDRMQKKIRNAQKSKVPFMIIAGDEDVAHGAVSFRYRDGSQKNGIPREEAIAELLDVVERRVQL